A window of Photobacterium sp. GJ3 contains these coding sequences:
- the pepB gene encoding aminopeptidase PepB: protein MSATMSVFLTEETAAAQWGENALISFTAEGVQIHITNDDVLNTIQRAGRLLDGQGIKQVSLSGEDWDLETIWSFIQGHRNAKAGNQVSWTSLEDADEAELQARLTATNWVRDIINQSAEVVNPSHLANRAGEFIKSLAPDQVTYKVIKGNDLLDEGWVGIHTVGRGSERSPAMLILDYNPTGDAEAPVFACLVGKGITFDSGGYSMKPSAGMASMKADMGGSAMATGGLALAIARGVEKRIKLVLCCAENMVSGRAFKLGDIITYKNGKTVEILNTDAEGRLVLADGLIYASAQKPSLIIDCATLTGAAKNALGNDYHALFSFDHGMAQRALIAASEEHEGLWPLPLGEHHRRMMPSGFADLANISSGDFMPGASTAAAFLSYFVEDYKQGWLHLDCSGTYRKSASDKWGVGATGMGVRTLANLLAQDI, encoded by the coding sequence ATGTCTGCCACTATGTCAGTCTTCCTGACCGAAGAAACCGCAGCAGCGCAATGGGGCGAGAACGCCCTGATTTCCTTTACTGCTGAAGGTGTCCAAATTCATATCACCAATGATGATGTGCTCAACACAATTCAGCGGGCCGGTCGCCTGCTGGACGGGCAGGGGATTAAGCAGGTTAGCCTCAGCGGAGAGGACTGGGATCTGGAAACGATCTGGTCGTTTATTCAGGGACACCGGAACGCGAAGGCGGGCAATCAGGTCAGTTGGACTTCACTGGAAGATGCCGACGAAGCTGAACTTCAGGCGCGTCTGACTGCAACCAATTGGGTGCGCGATATCATCAACCAGAGTGCCGAGGTGGTGAATCCGTCACACCTGGCAAATCGCGCGGGCGAATTTATCAAATCACTGGCCCCGGATCAGGTCACTTATAAAGTGATCAAAGGCAATGACTTGCTGGATGAAGGCTGGGTGGGCATTCACACGGTCGGCCGGGGTTCTGAGCGTTCGCCTGCAATGCTGATTCTGGATTACAACCCAACGGGGGATGCAGAAGCACCTGTGTTCGCTTGTCTGGTCGGTAAGGGCATTACCTTTGACTCCGGCGGTTACAGCATGAAACCGTCTGCCGGTATGGCTTCGATGAAAGCCGACATGGGTGGTTCAGCCATGGCGACCGGTGGTCTTGCACTGGCGATTGCCCGTGGCGTAGAAAAGCGGATCAAGCTGGTTCTGTGCTGCGCTGAAAACATGGTGTCTGGTCGTGCCTTTAAACTGGGTGACATCATTACCTATAAAAATGGCAAGACGGTTGAAATCCTTAATACCGACGCCGAAGGCCGACTGGTACTGGCTGATGGCCTGATTTACGCCAGTGCCCAGAAGCCAAGCCTGATTATTGACTGTGCGACCCTGACGGGTGCTGCGAAAAATGCACTGGGCAATGACTATCATGCACTGTTCAGCTTTGATCACGGCATGGCGCAAAGAGCGCTGATCGCGGCCAGTGAAGAGCATGAAGGCCTGTGGCCGCTGCCGCTGGGCGAGCACCACCGTCGGATGATGCCGTCCGGTTTTGCGGATCTGGCTAATATTTCAAGCGGTGATTTTATGCCAGGCGCCAGCACTGCGGCGGCATTCCTGTCTTACTTTGTCGAAGACTACAAACAAGGCTGGTTGCATTTAGACTGCAGCGGCACATACCGCAAGTCAGCCAGTGATAAGTGGGGCGTCGGTGCAACAGGCATGGGTGTGCGCACACTGGCAAATCTTCTGGCGCAGGACATTTAA
- the pepB gene encoding aminopeptidase PepB has product MLTVLLSAEPSQGVWGDKALVSYHNDSAVIHFQGDFVLRRIQQAARQLSNQGATQVSLSGDGWSYERQWAFYCGFVAPRKAVEVQWASDDEDEIELLNARRRSAEWVRQVVNATPEDMYPEKLAKDAVAFLENIAGNHISHDILVGDELLSEGWIGTHSVGRASSRPPVMLTLDYNPTGDADAPIHACLVGKGITFDSGGYSIKPSAGMVAMKCDMGGAATVAAALAYAIEQGLKKRVKLILCCAENMVAGNAYKLGDVLTYKNGLTVEVVNTDAEGRLVLADGLIKASEMKAPLIIDAATLTGAAMMAVGQDYNAIFSMQPELLRKAQQLSELVNEPAWPLPLQKWHQSYCPSDYADTANSRTVKGGGMGGASNAAAFLSRFVSDDSRWVHFDLASCFRDGADTRWAAGATGLGVANIAALLLQ; this is encoded by the coding sequence ATGCTTACCGTATTACTTTCCGCTGAACCGAGTCAGGGTGTCTGGGGCGACAAGGCGCTGGTTTCTTATCACAACGATAGTGCAGTGATTCACTTTCAGGGTGATTTTGTGCTGCGTCGCATCCAGCAGGCTGCCCGCCAACTGTCCAACCAGGGAGCAACGCAGGTTAGCCTGAGCGGCGATGGCTGGAGCTATGAGCGTCAGTGGGCGTTCTATTGTGGCTTTGTTGCACCCCGGAAAGCTGTTGAAGTGCAGTGGGCATCCGACGATGAAGATGAAATCGAACTGCTGAATGCGCGCCGCCGCAGTGCGGAGTGGGTGCGCCAGGTGGTGAACGCGACCCCGGAAGATATGTATCCGGAGAAGCTGGCGAAAGACGCAGTTGCCTTCCTGGAAAATATTGCTGGCAACCACATCAGCCATGACATTCTGGTGGGTGACGAACTGCTGAGCGAAGGCTGGATCGGGACACACAGTGTTGGCCGCGCGAGCAGCCGCCCGCCAGTCATGCTGACGCTGGATTACAACCCGACTGGCGACGCCGATGCCCCGATTCATGCTTGTCTGGTCGGGAAAGGGATCACGTTCGATTCCGGTGGTTACAGCATCAAGCCAAGTGCAGGCATGGTTGCGATGAAATGTGACATGGGCGGTGCAGCGACCGTTGCAGCAGCACTGGCTTATGCAATTGAGCAGGGCCTGAAGAAGCGTGTGAAACTGATTTTGTGCTGTGCAGAAAACATGGTTGCCGGGAACGCCTATAAACTGGGCGACGTGCTGACTTACAAGAATGGCCTGACGGTAGAAGTTGTGAATACAGATGCGGAAGGTCGTCTGGTTCTGGCTGATGGCCTGATCAAAGCCAGCGAAATGAAAGCGCCATTGATCATTGATGCCGCGACGCTGACAGGCGCAGCGATGATGGCCGTTGGTCAGGACTACAATGCTATTTTCTCGATGCAACCTGAACTGCTGAGAAAAGCGCAGCAGTTGTCTGAACTGGTCAATGAACCTGCATGGCCGTTACCGCTGCAGAAATGGCACCAGAGCTATTGCCCGTCAGACTATGCGGATACCGCGAACAGCCGGACGGTGAAAGGCGGTGGTATGGGCGGCGCTTCGAATGCGGCAGCGTTCCTGTCTCGTTTCGTCAGTGATGACAGCCGCTGGGTACATTTTGACCTGGCTTCCTGCTTCCGGGATGGTGCGGATACCCGTTGGGCAGCTGGCGCGACCGGTCTGGGGGTAGCGAATATTGCTGCCTTGCTGTTACAGTAA
- the ndk gene encoding nucleoside-diphosphate kinase, translating into MTIERTFSIVKPDAVGRNQIGAIYHRMESAGLTIVAAKMLHLTAEQAQGFYAEHEGKPFYEPLIEFMTSGPVMVQVLEGEQAIPRYRELMGKTNPEEAACGTLRNDFAENTRLNAVHGSDSPESAAREIAYFFSEDEICPRG; encoded by the coding sequence ATGACAATTGAACGTACCTTCTCAATTGTGAAGCCTGACGCCGTGGGACGGAACCAGATTGGCGCAATTTATCACCGGATGGAAAGCGCGGGCCTGACGATCGTTGCGGCCAAAATGCTGCACCTGACTGCCGAGCAAGCGCAAGGCTTTTACGCAGAGCATGAAGGCAAACCTTTTTATGAACCACTGATTGAATTCATGACCTCAGGTCCGGTCATGGTTCAGGTGCTGGAAGGTGAGCAGGCGATTCCCCGCTACCGTGAACTGATGGGCAAAACCAACCCGGAAGAAGCGGCTTGTGGCACCCTGCGCAATGATTTTGCAGAAAATACACGACTGAACGCAGTTCACGGCTCCGACAGCCCTGAATCTGCTGCGCGTGAAATTGCGTACTTCTTCTCTGAGGACGAGATTTGCCCGCGTGGGTAA
- a CDS encoding bifunctional tRNA (adenosine(37)-C2)-methyltransferase TrmG/ribosomal RNA large subunit methyltransferase RlmN has protein sequence MTNAKINLLDFDREGLRQYFADELGEKAFRADQVMKWMYHFGCDDFDQMTNINKKLREKLKVVAEIRAPYVSEAQHSSDGTIKWAMRVGDQDVETVYIPEDDRATLCVSSQVGCALDCKFCSTAQQGFNRNLKVSEIIGQVWRAAKEIGVEKETGRRPITNVVMMGMGEPLLNMKNLIPSLKIMLDDLGFGLSKRRVTVSTSGVVSGLEQMIGKIDVALAISLHAGNDQLRSEIMPINDRYNIETFLDVVRRYVASSNANRGKVTVEYILLDHVNDSMDHARELAQTLKDTPAKINLIPFNPYPGSPYRKPSNSRIDRFMKTLMEYDFTVTVRKTRGDDIDAACGQLVGDVIDRTKRTMAKQAHGEPIPVKAVS, from the coding sequence ATGACTAATGCCAAAATCAATCTGCTGGATTTTGATCGCGAAGGACTGCGGCAATACTTTGCCGATGAGCTGGGCGAAAAAGCCTTCCGCGCCGATCAGGTCATGAAGTGGATGTATCATTTCGGTTGTGATGACTTCGATCAAATGACGAACATCAACAAGAAGCTGCGCGAAAAGCTGAAAGTTGTCGCTGAAATTCGTGCGCCTTACGTGTCGGAAGCACAGCATTCCTCAGACGGCACCATCAAATGGGCGATGCGTGTTGGCGATCAGGATGTTGAAACCGTGTATATCCCGGAAGATGACCGGGCGACCTTGTGCGTTTCATCTCAGGTCGGCTGTGCGCTGGACTGTAAGTTCTGTTCCACAGCGCAGCAGGGTTTCAACCGGAACCTGAAGGTTTCAGAAATTATCGGTCAGGTTTGGCGTGCAGCCAAAGAAATCGGTGTTGAGAAAGAAACGGGTCGCCGCCCAATCACCAATGTGGTGATGATGGGGATGGGTGAACCGCTGCTCAACATGAAAAACTTGATCCCGTCGCTGAAAATCATGCTCGACGATCTGGGTTTCGGCCTGTCCAAGCGCCGCGTCACCGTTTCGACTTCGGGTGTGGTTTCTGGTTTGGAGCAAATGATCGGAAAAATCGATGTTGCACTGGCGATTTCTCTGCACGCAGGAAACGATCAGCTGCGTTCTGAAATCATGCCAATTAACGACAGATACAACATTGAAACCTTCCTGGATGTTGTCCGTCGTTATGTGGCTTCTTCGAATGCGAACCGCGGGAAAGTCACCGTGGAATATATCCTGCTCGATCATGTTAATGACAGCATGGATCATGCGCGTGAGCTGGCCCAAACGCTGAAAGATACCCCAGCGAAAATCAACCTGATCCCGTTTAACCCGTACCCGGGCTCGCCTTACCGTAAACCAAGTAATTCCAGAATCGATCGGTTTATGAAGACCTTGATGGAATATGACTTTACGGTCACCGTGCGGAAAACGCGCGGGGATGATATTGATGCAGCCTGCGGACAGTTGGTGGGAGATGTGATTGACCGCACGAAAAGAACCATGGCCAAGCAAGCCCATGGTGAACCAATTCCGGTTAAAGCGGTCTCATAA
- the pilW gene encoding type IV pilus biogenesis/stability protein PilW: MIAACFLMGCVTVESPAKRQSVDPVAASDARVTLGLSYLERGQWQRAHLNLQKALDAAPAYPRAQLALAHYYQKVGENRSAEALYVRALQDSPKNGDVLNNYGVFLCSEDRYGEAISAFDRAVLQPDYFQVASSYENAALCSMKQGNATEAADYFRKTLDHEPYRPVAMLQLAKIEMSDGQFRAADDRLAQFSQRYGETADSLLLKIQLSRRNGRLDRVEKYAELLRQQFPDSQQYQNYLANEY, from the coding sequence ATGATAGCCGCTTGTTTTTTAATGGGCTGTGTGACCGTAGAATCGCCAGCCAAGCGACAATCCGTTGATCCTGTTGCGGCTTCTGATGCCAGAGTGACGCTGGGCCTGAGTTATCTGGAGCGCGGCCAGTGGCAGCGCGCCCATCTGAATTTGCAAAAAGCACTCGATGCCGCCCCCGCTTATCCAAGAGCACAGTTGGCATTGGCACATTATTACCAGAAAGTGGGTGAAAATCGTTCAGCTGAAGCACTCTATGTCCGGGCTTTGCAAGATTCCCCAAAAAATGGCGATGTGCTTAATAACTATGGTGTATTCTTGTGTAGTGAAGACCGCTACGGTGAGGCGATTTCGGCTTTTGACCGAGCCGTCCTGCAACCGGATTATTTTCAGGTCGCATCCAGCTATGAAAATGCTGCTTTGTGCAGCATGAAGCAAGGGAATGCGACAGAGGCAGCGGATTATTTCAGAAAAACACTGGATCATGAACCATACCGGCCAGTCGCCATGCTGCAACTGGCGAAAATAGAGATGAGCGACGGTCAATTCCGTGCAGCCGATGACAGACTGGCTCAGTTCAGCCAGCGTTATGGTGAGACTGCTGATAGTCTTCTTCTTAAAATTCAGTTGTCCCGCCGGAATGGTCGCCTTGATCGGGTGGAAAAATATGCCGAATTGTTAAGACAACAATTTCCTGATTCTCAGCAATATCAGAATTATCTAGCCAATGAATACTGA
- the rodZ gene encoding cytoskeleton protein RodZ, producing the protein MNTEQNEERVTEDVIRPGDILRQAREQLGYSQKDVASRLRLRVSVIDDIEQNRFDEAQMATFTRGYVRSYAKFVGLDVNDVLSKLESCGQGQPQAQTMQSFSRKTNREKHDSRIMGLAWIFGAVVVGMTAAWWWQAEQKTETPVITEQASTGSQPLDESLAGTTDELGTMSRDDVSAIAEGITQPQSPETANAVGEEYSNAATDNDLPLSTFDEAAQNPGSETQPGFLADEAGNALFDEVTESLTAETTLAEEVQVPDLKLTFNGDCWIDIRDAKGKQLETGIKSSGDVVSLDGQAPFKIVLGAPSVVTMSFKGEPVDLSGYPAGKVARLKLPL; encoded by the coding sequence ATGAATACTGAACAGAACGAAGAACGAGTAACGGAAGACGTCATTCGTCCGGGCGACATACTCCGTCAGGCGCGTGAGCAGCTAGGCTATTCTCAGAAGGATGTCGCTAGCCGCTTGCGTTTGCGGGTATCAGTGATCGATGACATTGAGCAAAACAGATTTGATGAAGCACAAATGGCCACGTTTACCCGTGGTTATGTAAGATCTTATGCCAAGTTTGTCGGACTGGATGTAAACGATGTCTTGAGTAAGCTGGAGAGCTGCGGCCAGGGGCAACCTCAGGCGCAGACCATGCAAAGCTTTTCCCGTAAAACTAATCGCGAAAAACATGACAGCCGGATCATGGGGCTGGCCTGGATTTTCGGCGCCGTAGTCGTCGGAATGACCGCGGCCTGGTGGTGGCAGGCAGAGCAGAAAACCGAAACACCGGTGATCACCGAACAAGCCAGCACAGGCTCCCAGCCATTGGATGAGTCTCTGGCGGGCACGACGGATGAACTCGGGACCATGAGTCGCGATGACGTGAGTGCGATTGCAGAAGGGATCACTCAGCCACAGTCACCGGAAACGGCCAATGCTGTGGGTGAAGAGTACAGCAACGCTGCGACAGATAATGATTTGCCCCTCAGTACTTTTGATGAAGCAGCGCAGAATCCGGGGAGTGAAACACAACCTGGCTTTCTCGCTGATGAGGCAGGCAATGCTCTCTTTGATGAGGTGACTGAATCGCTGACTGCAGAGACGACGCTGGCAGAAGAGGTGCAGGTTCCGGATCTGAAACTGACATTTAACGGTGATTGCTGGATTGATATCCGCGATGCAAAAGGCAAACAGCTTGAAACTGGGATTAAAAGTTCCGGTGATGTGGTTTCTCTGGACGGTCAGGCACCGTTTAAGATAGTGCTCGGTGCGCCGAGTGTTGTTACAATGAGCTTTAAAGGTGAACCAGTTGATCTGAGCGGCTATCCGGCCGGTAAAGTCGCCCGGTTGAAATTGCCGTTGTAA
- the ispG gene encoding flavodoxin-dependent (E)-4-hydroxy-3-methylbut-2-enyl-diphosphate synthase, with amino-acid sequence MHNESPIKRRPSTRIYVGKVPIGDGAPIAVQSMTNTRTTDVEATVAQIRALEKVGADIVRVSVPTMDAAEAFKLIKQQVNVPLVADIHFDYRIALQVAEYGVDCLRINPGNIGREDRIRAVVDCARDKNIPIRIGVNGGSLEKDLQLKYGEPTPEALVESAMRHVDILDRLNFDQFKVSVKASDVFLAVESYRKLAKEIQQPLHLGITEAGGARAGAVKSAVGLGMLLAEGIGDTLRISLAADPIEEIKVGFDILKSLRIRSRGINFIACPTCSRQEFDVIGTVNELEQRLEDVTVPMDVSVIGCVVNGPGEAEVSHMGIAGGNRKSAFYEDGVRQKERFDNDNVIDQLETKIRAKAAMLDQRNRIDVIEK; translated from the coding sequence ATGCATAACGAGTCCCCGATTAAACGTCGTCCGTCTACCCGAATTTATGTAGGCAAAGTGCCGATTGGTGATGGTGCGCCGATTGCTGTGCAGTCGATGACCAACACCCGAACCACCGATGTCGAAGCAACGGTTGCACAAATCCGTGCTCTGGAAAAGGTAGGGGCAGATATTGTCCGTGTCTCTGTTCCGACGATGGATGCGGCAGAAGCTTTTAAGTTAATCAAACAGCAAGTGAATGTGCCCTTGGTGGCAGATATTCACTTTGATTACCGGATTGCTTTACAAGTGGCGGAGTACGGGGTGGACTGCCTGCGGATCAATCCGGGAAATATCGGCCGCGAAGATCGCATTCGTGCCGTTGTGGATTGTGCCCGCGACAAGAATATCCCTATCCGGATTGGGGTGAATGGCGGCTCTCTCGAAAAAGATCTGCAGCTCAAATACGGTGAACCCACCCCTGAAGCGCTGGTTGAATCTGCCATGCGCCATGTCGATATTCTGGATCGTCTGAACTTTGATCAGTTCAAAGTCAGTGTGAAAGCCTCCGATGTGTTCCTGGCCGTTGAATCCTACCGCAAATTGGCGAAAGAAATTCAGCAACCGCTGCATCTGGGGATTACGGAAGCGGGTGGTGCCCGTGCGGGTGCTGTGAAATCTGCTGTGGGCCTGGGGATGCTGCTGGCTGAAGGGATCGGGGATACACTGCGTATCTCTCTGGCCGCAGATCCGATTGAAGAAATCAAAGTGGGCTTTGACATTCTGAAATCGCTGCGCATCCGCTCCCGGGGCATTAACTTTATTGCCTGCCCGACCTGTTCCCGTCAGGAATTCGATGTGATCGGAACCGTGAACGAGCTGGAACAGCGCCTGGAAGATGTGACCGTACCGATGGACGTCTCTGTGATTGGCTGCGTCGTCAACGGTCCGGGTGAGGCGGAAGTGTCGCATATGGGGATTGCCGGCGGTAACCGCAAGAGTGCTTTTTATGAAGACGGTGTCCGTCAGAAAGAGCGCTTCGACAATGATAATGTGATCGACCAACTGGAAACGAAAATCCGTGCCAAAGCAGCAATGCTGGATCAGCGCAACCGGATTGACGTGATCGAAAAGTAA
- the hisS gene encoding histidine--tRNA ligase, with amino-acid sequence MAKQIQAIRGMNDCLPSQSPLWQKVENTVKQVVSAYGYHEIRMPIVEMTNLFKRAIGEVTDVVEKEMYTFEDRNGDSLTLRPEGTASCVRAGIENGLLYNQEQRLWYMGPMFRHERPQKGRYRQFHQFGVEVFGIEGPDVDAELIMMTARLWRELGIDKHVRLELNSIGSSDARVAYREALVAFLEQHIEVLDEDCKRRMYTNPMRVLDSKNQAVQELLADAPKLSEYLDEDSKAHFAGLCELLDAAGIEYQVNERLVRGLDYYNRTVFEWITNSLGAQGTVCGGGRYDGMVEQLGGRATQGVGFAMGLERLVLMMEELKLTDVRRSVDVYVVTAGEGTLMAGMKLAESLRETVPGLRVMSHFGGGNFKKQFKRADNVGAVVALVLGENEIADNTVVLKDLRGGEQQTLPQAEVAAKLAELI; translated from the coding sequence GTGGCGAAACAAATTCAAGCAATCCGAGGCATGAACGACTGCCTCCCATCCCAGTCTCCACTGTGGCAAAAAGTGGAAAATACCGTGAAACAGGTCGTCAGCGCCTACGGTTATCATGAAATCCGTATGCCGATTGTCGAAATGACGAATCTGTTCAAACGTGCCATTGGCGAAGTGACCGATGTGGTTGAGAAGGAAATGTATACCTTCGAAGACCGGAACGGCGACAGCCTGACATTGCGACCAGAAGGAACGGCGAGCTGTGTCCGTGCCGGGATCGAAAATGGTCTGCTGTACAATCAGGAACAGCGTCTGTGGTATATGGGCCCGATGTTTCGTCATGAACGACCACAGAAAGGCCGATATCGTCAGTTCCACCAGTTCGGTGTTGAAGTTTTTGGCATTGAAGGGCCGGATGTTGATGCAGAGCTGATCATGATGACGGCCCGTTTGTGGCGTGAGCTGGGTATTGACAAGCATGTGCGCCTGGAGCTGAACTCCATTGGTTCTTCTGATGCGCGTGTTGCTTATCGTGAAGCGCTGGTTGCTTTCCTTGAACAGCATATTGAAGTACTGGACGAAGACTGCAAACGCCGGATGTATACCAACCCGATGCGTGTTCTGGACTCCAAAAATCAGGCGGTACAGGAACTCCTGGCGGATGCACCGAAGTTGTCTGAGTATCTGGACGAAGATTCCAAAGCACATTTTGCCGGATTGTGTGAACTATTAGACGCTGCTGGCATCGAATACCAAGTAAATGAACGCCTTGTGCGTGGTTTGGATTATTATAACCGCACTGTATTTGAGTGGATCACCAACAGTCTGGGTGCTCAGGGCACTGTCTGTGGTGGTGGCCGCTACGATGGCATGGTTGAACAACTGGGTGGCCGTGCAACGCAGGGCGTCGGTTTCGCCATGGGCCTGGAACGTCTGGTGCTGATGATGGAAGAGCTGAAGCTGACTGACGTTCGTCGCAGTGTGGATGTTTACGTGGTGACGGCTGGTGAAGGCACGCTGATGGCGGGCATGAAGCTGGCAGAATCACTGCGTGAAACGGTTCCGGGTCTGCGGGTCATGAGCCACTTTGGCGGGGGGAACTTTAAGAAGCAGTTCAAACGTGCGGATAACGTTGGTGCTGTGGTTGCCCTGGTTCTGGGTGAAAACGAAATCGCAGACAATACTGTGGTGCTGAAAGACCTTCGTGGTGGCGAGCAGCAAACTTTACCTCAGGCAGAGGTTGCGGCCAAGCTGGCAGAATTGATTTAA
- a CDS encoding tetratricopeptide repeat protein: protein MDVNTTEDQQIESIKAWMKENGKAVVLGAVLGLGGLYGWRYYQSEVQTAKEQASEAYSQAVQALASGNDEAISQTQSFIQSHESSHYAVLAALQLTKVQIEKGDLDAAAEQLNWVTSHTEDSALLAVAHTRLARVLAAQQSFDTALSELDKVTAESWQGKIAELRGDILLQKGDKSAARNAYLDAKDQGASPALQIKLDDLAQ from the coding sequence GTGGACGTCAATACCACTGAAGATCAACAGATTGAATCCATCAAAGCATGGATGAAGGAAAACGGGAAAGCCGTTGTGCTTGGCGCCGTATTAGGTTTAGGTGGCCTGTATGGCTGGCGTTATTACCAAAGTGAAGTTCAGACGGCCAAAGAGCAGGCCTCGGAAGCTTACTCTCAGGCCGTGCAGGCACTGGCCAGTGGTAACGACGAAGCGATCAGCCAGACACAAAGCTTTATTCAGAGTCATGAAAGCAGTCATTATGCGGTGCTCGCTGCATTGCAACTGACCAAAGTACAGATCGAGAAAGGCGATCTGGATGCGGCTGCCGAACAATTGAACTGGGTCACCAGTCACACGGAAGATTCTGCACTGTTAGCCGTTGCGCATACGCGACTGGCGCGGGTTCTGGCCGCACAACAATCGTTTGATACTGCGTTGTCTGAGCTCGATAAAGTGACTGCAGAAAGCTGGCAGGGCAAAATTGCTGAACTGCGCGGTGATATTCTGCTGCAAAAAGGTGACAAGTCCGCTGCACGTAATGCTTATCTGGATGCGAAGGATCAAGGCGCTTCACCTGCACTACAGATCAAGCTCGACGATTTAGCCCAGTAA
- the bamB gene encoding outer membrane protein assembly factor BamB: MRKRLKQALALAVAIGVLSGCASEEEAVQMAPLPAVTNQFTPVQDWTRSIDDGVQHFYSRLVPVTGYGKLYVASRNGLIEALDPVTGQLVWEHQIDAEESAKLSGGLSVAYNKVFVGSENAEVIALDAETGEEAWRVKVDGEVLAKPLADEGMVMVNTSRGILQAMDAQTGATKWQISSEVPTLTLRGDSAPVSISGGVFWGQANGRLAGAYIQNGQLIWQQPVGQPQGATEIDRLVDVDASPVIDGGRLYTAGYNGNLIAIDLRSGQQVWKRNYSSATDFVIESGVLYLVTAEDHLVAVDIRSGTELWQNSELSHRILSAPAVIGGRLVVGDSLGYLHWLDPLNGEFVAQQQTDGSGISVPPLALNDGYLVVTREGKLSKMHLP, encoded by the coding sequence ATGCGCAAGCGATTGAAGCAAGCTTTAGCTCTGGCCGTTGCCATTGGTGTGTTAAGTGGCTGTGCCAGTGAGGAAGAAGCGGTACAGATGGCACCTTTGCCAGCTGTGACCAATCAGTTCACGCCCGTGCAGGACTGGACTCGCAGCATCGATGATGGTGTACAGCATTTTTACTCTCGTCTGGTGCCTGTGACGGGGTATGGCAAGCTCTATGTTGCCAGCCGGAACGGTTTGATCGAGGCACTTGATCCGGTAACAGGTCAATTGGTCTGGGAACATCAGATCGACGCGGAAGAGAGTGCCAAGCTCTCGGGCGGCCTGTCTGTGGCATATAATAAAGTGTTTGTCGGCAGCGAAAATGCTGAAGTCATTGCACTGGATGCTGAAACGGGTGAAGAAGCCTGGCGTGTCAAAGTGGATGGCGAGGTGCTTGCAAAACCATTGGCAGATGAAGGCATGGTGATGGTCAATACCAGCCGAGGCATTCTGCAGGCCATGGATGCACAAACGGGTGCCACGAAATGGCAAATCAGCAGTGAAGTGCCAACGCTGACGCTGCGTGGTGACAGCGCACCGGTGTCGATTTCCGGTGGCGTCTTCTGGGGACAAGCGAATGGCCGTTTAGCCGGCGCTTATATCCAGAATGGCCAGTTGATCTGGCAGCAACCTGTCGGGCAGCCTCAGGGTGCGACTGAGATTGATCGTCTGGTCGATGTCGATGCGTCGCCGGTGATTGATGGGGGCCGTTTGTATACAGCAGGTTATAACGGCAATCTGATTGCCATTGATCTGCGCAGCGGTCAGCAAGTCTGGAAGCGGAATTATTCGTCGGCAACAGATTTTGTGATTGAGTCTGGCGTGCTGTATCTGGTGACGGCAGAGGATCATCTGGTCGCTGTCGATATCCGCAGCGGGACGGAGTTGTGGCAAAATTCCGAGTTGTCACACCGGATACTCAGCGCGCCTGCTGTGATTGGCGGACGTCTGGTGGTCGGTGACAGTCTGGGCTATCTGCACTGGTTGGATCCGCTGAACGGTGAGTTTGTCGCTCAGCAACAAACAGACGGCAGCGGCATTTCAGTCCCGCCGTTGGCACTGAACGATGGGTATCTGGTGGTGACCCGAGAAGGCAAACTGAGCAAAATGCATTTGCCTTAG